GATAGTTTATAAGATGATTCAATTTAGTATAAACTTTCTAATAATATGAAATATATAGGCATTGATATATCAAAAAGCAGCTTTGTAGCTGCTTTTCCTAAAGGTGAAGGATTTACTACGTCTAAATATTCAAATGATGTAAATGGGCTTAACCTATTTTTGGCTCAACTTGATAGATCCTTGCATCACTGTGTTTTAGAAGCCACTGGCAATTATGGCGCTTTATTAGTAGAGATGCTTATAGCAGCTGAGCTAGCTGTTTCAGTTGTTAATCCAAGGCAAATCAAACACTTTGCTAAGGCAATGCATCATATAACTAAAACCGATAAGGTAGATGGCGTGCCACGAAGGCCTCCTTTCTAGTGGGTGCAAGTCCCACCCTGGCAATAGGCCTGTTGGCCAGGTAGCGAGGAGTGCATCTATAAAGAGTAATTTTTGTAGATGAAGCCACTCGACGACGGCTCTGTACAAGGAGCTACGCAAACTGCGGGCCGTACGCAAGGAACCTATATGTAGCGCCGTGAAGGTCTTACCAGAGAAATCTGGGAATTGGAGATGCTGAGCCTCTCGTCTGGTGGGCGAAAGCTGTAAAGTGACGGAAAGATAACAGGTCAATAACCGTCACTTATCTCCCGGCGTAGCAGGGGCGGCACGTAGGAAAGAAAGGAGGAGAAACGTGGGAGATCCTGCACGGTCTTTAAGTTCCAAGAGTAAGGAAGGATATAAGGCGCAAGTCGAAGTTCGTTCCGATGCTGTGCAGGAAGTCGGGAAGATAGTAGTAGTGAAGATGGCAAGGACAACAAAACCTTACCGGAGCGAAGGATCTTCAGTTTCGTCATGTTTTCAAAACAGGGAAAGATACCATGATTCCGCAAGGTAACCACATGGCACAAAGCGTCCGAGAACTGCAGCGAGAACTTTATCGATCTGCTAAGTCTAATCCTAAACGCAGCTTCTACACCCTTCATGACAAAATATATAGATTGGACGTACTGGT
The nucleotide sequence above comes from Cardinium endosymbiont of Sogatella furcifera. Encoded proteins:
- a CDS encoding IS110 family transposase, coding for MKYIGIDISKSSFVAAFPKGEGFTTSKYSNDVNGLNLFLAQLDRSLHHCVLEATGNYGALLVEMLIAAELAVSVVNPRQIKHFAKAMHHITKTDKVDGVPRRPPF